The nucleotide sequence ATATTACTATTATCATTTGGTTCGAGGTGCAATGTTATCGATCAGGATTAGTTTATGATGGTTTGTTTAGTAACCACAGTGCATGCTTTGCTGAACCAGGAGGCAAGATTCCCGCAACTACGCACACTTACTCCAGAACAACGGACAAGGCTAAAAAGCAGTTTCCTCCATTTTGATGATTACAGTTTTTGTGAGTGGATGAGAAGCCTGAAACTGGTACCCCCGGAACCTAGCTAAATCGTCAACGTTGTCAACAATACGAGGCTTTAGATGATTCTTTCTGATTCCACGGGGTCTCCATGGTCATTCAAGTTGCTACATCGGATACCTTGAAACATAATGACTCCAGTTCCCAggaatattttgatgatgatagttGTTTTGACTTCCTGTTGGAACTGAAGACCAGGTTTCTGACAGATTTTGCTATATAGTTCTTCTGACTGTTGCCTGTTGTTCCCATATAGATTAAAATTCTCCGAAGCTGTTTCATAGGTGTGAGATTTTATAGTACGATAAATCTGCTTATCTGATTCAACATTCATGACATTTTTTTAGCTTCGGAAATTTTCTAAAAGCAATAAGATTTTTGATTTTTGTCGGTGAATATTTGCACCACAACAATAACCAGTAGGTCTAGTAAATCTCTGTAAACATAGTACGACAGATATAATAACTCAGGAATTATTGTTTCCTGTTGTTATAAATAATTGGTGAAATGTGCACAAGGAGTGTTGTGTTATCTATTGTGGTTAGCGGACTTGTATTTGCTGCTTTGTTATTCTAAAGGTCTACGTGAGAGAACAAATCAAATGATTGGTGTTTCTGACCCCACAAGATAATCAATCACATTCGCCTTGCGTTAAATGAGATGGTGGCAAGTTTTGTCGCAGGGGTATGCGCAGTCGATTGCCTTTTCTTGGGATCGCTCGAAGTACCAGTCGCCGACCGATGTTGCAATTCTCTGCACAGGAAAGCGATTAGATGGGTGTGAGAGAGTCTTCTATGCTAATACAATAATAATACTATAGAGGTTGTAAAAATTTCATCATTCTCAAATAATTATACGTGTTTTGCATTGGTAAGTTGACGAGATGGGATTCCATCCCATGATCTCAGGATGGATTTATATCGAAGAAAAATTTAATGGGATGAGGTTGGTTGGAATCATCATGATGCCAAATATGTAGGTAATTGCAAAGACAAAATAGACTGATGGTGAAGCATAGGTCTTGTATAAAATGTTTTCTCGATGTCGAAGATAGTCAATTTGAAATAGAAATAGAAATAGAAATAGAAATAGAAATAGAAATAGATAGATAAATGAGATAGAAACAACACACACCTTCTTTCCGATGGTTGGAGAATCATCTGCGTACCATGTATCTTGATTGTACGATTGACAGTGGGCGAAACATGAATTAATAAACAGTCCATTTTTGCTGGACGTAGAGAATCCTCGTAAAGCATTAATCATTTCGTTCCTGAATCCTATTGACAGAAGAATAGTCTTAATGATGATAATTCTCATCAAACATCAATCAAAGTGGTATGTGCACCTTGCAGAAACTGGATTTGCTTCGAGTCACATTTCGTGTGGTTGAGCTTGCATCCGTTCCAAGATCCCGCAGGATCAGCCTTGCCGGGGGCTAAGCTTTTCTCAATCTAAGAATAACAAAAACAAGGAATGAGGAGTTTTTCTTACCCAATTTATTTCCAAggtggagatgatgatgatgttgatgagtCTAATATCATTTAATTTGATCTTAAGCATTATAACTCAAATAGTTCAGGTTCAATATCATTAATGAGACAATGATCACATCGGATCTAGTAATGACAAATAGTATGTCGTACAAAGATGATTCTACTATCATTACTAGTTCAACCTTAATGTCCGACTGACTCATTTATACTATCCATCCGTGTCTAAGAACGACACAACTTTTAAAGCCGAAACATATAACACACCTGCCATACATCATACGCCGCATTCAAAAGAAAAGTCGGAGTCGTGATATCAGGCACTATGTTCTGCGGGAAGAAGCACTGCAACAAATTTCAAGAAAGAAACAAATCATCACCAACTCGTCCACTCTTGTAGATCCATCTCACCGGGGAAGAAAGCCTACCGAGGTTGCATCCATCCGAGAAGTACAAGACTTGGGCAAGCTGTTCGCCACTCCCTTTACATCGACGGGAGTTTTGCACAGGCAAAACAAGGAAGACGTCAGAATTATTAAGTGGCTAATAAAGCTCGTGATTTATACAAATTATTCGAGTACAGCCAGATCGAGTAGCTTACATGCAGATTCACGACTCCCTCGTAGAAGGATCGTAGGGAACGTCCACCACCAACATCGACGCTGAATTCATAAAGAGACGAGTATTACACAGTCAGTCAATCAACACACAGGCATTTTAGCAAACAAAATGATGGATGTCAGGCAGAGCTTGCACGCATGCAAATACAGGAGGAAGCATGTCTTACGCATCAAGGAAAAAGCCACCATCAGATAGGCACTTGACTTTGGTGCTTTGTGGAAACAATGCTCGGAACTCGTCGCAGTGGAGTATGGATGACAAACCCCCAGCGGAGCAACCAGAAAGCAGGGCCTGCAGTAGGCATTACATGAGTGGTCGATGGAAttccagagaagaagaagaagaagaagaagaagaagaagaagaagaagaagaagaagaaggaatacCTGTTTGG is from Musa acuminata AAA Group cultivar baxijiao chromosome BXJ1-6, Cavendish_Baxijiao_AAA, whole genome shotgun sequence and encodes:
- the LOC103988591 gene encoding pectin acetylesterase 12-like, whose protein sequence is MKAIRVLLLCLLGLLTATGVVAGYQLRKRPGGSGTVKSGVAPSGAPLLVNLTLIPSAAAKGAVCLDGTVPGYHLHPGFGSGADSWLVNLEGGGWCNNAATCRFSKNTMRGSSNYMEKQIQFFGISSNKPEENPDFYNWNRVIVRYCDGASFTGEGYDAKNNLYFRGQRIWSVVMEDLMSKGMRSAKQALLSGCSAGGLSSILHCDEFRALFPQSTKVKCLSDGGFFLDAVDVGGGRSLRSFYEGVVNLHGVANSLPKSCTSRMDATSCFFPQNIVPDITTPTFLLNAAYDVWQIEKSLAPGKADPAGSWNGCKLNHTKCDSKQIQFLQGFRNEMINALRGFSTSSKNGLFINSCFAHCQSYNQDTWYADDSPTIGKKRIATSVGDWYFERSQEKAIDCAYPCDKTCHHLI